In Biomphalaria glabrata chromosome 11, xgBioGlab47.1, whole genome shotgun sequence, the following proteins share a genomic window:
- the LOC106059644 gene encoding toll-like receptor 3 yields the protein MYSVLVVMHLLLHSLEASGSIHMSILDQTEIDRANTSRRAAALVDIHSDSKMSRTGNTLASDEPVSESNRNESMSSSTQNFVPDLEGVTAKRLPSTAPCDLKINPPSSANILKKYCDLKPYNKTPCVQIGNSKCYCSGGLVNCSGKKNIPNLAYIPKLPAGSVCLYFANNNAKFLQESFFANVSNIRVLDFSNNALTTVSAQTFSKLKNLEYLILNSNSLNSRNLINILRFAPYYRLDLIGVHLDGLSVFKTFTNITTKQIVMDFNFLQQLDLGEMSTLKNIQLLSCRCCNINGITSAYIPTLTQLDLRNNNITDFPKTCRANSTISMTREPRIEENEGSSPSFFPSLSQLYLDSNQIVQLPESVDLCVSQMNVLSFAQNNITRIPSKIFASLTRLTRIDMKKMANPIQIIESGSFGAPSLSTLYLNRNNISFGHGNISRSMFEGAHKLRDLYIDHNRIGSTPVEVLEEIFNFTANVEHLYMSDSGLTAIPVSALNKLTKLQSLFIYNNKIQAIPDAAFDRMISLRRLNLQNNQISLVRETSFSPETIARLIEIDLSHNMFLCNCDLLWFQSWLKSNGSRVFDHNDSYICSDIHNVRVQDYKESLQACYFSRSTYIIFVVCLSIFLFAFLLFAALFRYRWQIRLMLYERKASLRDNVRMQGEFKFDIFIIYSNEDSDWVEKCLLSVVETKWKLKACIHGRDFRPGAFIVDNMVDCMNSSKRIMAVISSEFAKSSWCNFELKLCQSHVITHDLPSLLVVQMDEIESRDMRSAMYALHNSHTFLMLPDPYACADEKYINQQMEEFWKRLHDSLKNLMPEEQKNFRQIATQTSVQGSIQAGPPNRRPLARQMSEQVPKTNQATNARNFRRLQSEMPSTAYGSSNLEFVREDQRERVPILESDELDEQTSVMRL from the exons ATGTATTCAGTCTTAGTTGTTATGCATTTATTACTGCATAGCCTGGAGGCCAGCGGTTCGATCCATATGTCTATTCTTGATCAGACTGAGATCGATCGTGCAAACACGTCAAGGCGAGCGGCGGCATTAGTCGACATCCACTCTGACTCGAAGATGTCTAGGACAGGAAACACGCTTGCGTCGGATGAGCCGGTGAGTGAGTCAAACAGAAACGAAAGCATGTCATCTTCAACTCAAAACTTTGTCCCAGATTTGGAAGGCGTTACCGCCAAACGATTGCCCAGCACGGCCCCTTGTGACTTAAAAATTAACCCCCCGAGCAGCGCTAACATTCTCAAGAAATACTGCGACCTCAAACCTTACAACAAAACACCCTGCGTCCAAATTGGAAATTCTAAGTGTTACTGCTCCGGGGGTCTAGTTAATTGTTCCGGAAAGAAGAACATTCCAAACTTAGCATATATTCCAAAACTGCCTGCAGGGAGCGTGTGTTTGTACTTTGCAAACAATAACGCTAAGTTCCTGCAGGAAAGCTTCTTTGCTAATGTTTCTAACATTCGTGTGTTGGATTTCTCAAACAACGCTCTGACTACAGTCTCTGCTCAAACGTTTTCAAAGTTGAAAAATCTCGAGTATCTCATTCTCAATTCAAACTCTCTGAACTCACGAAACTTGATAAACATCTTGAGATTCGCCCCCTACTATCGACTAGACCTCATCGGCGTTCACCTGGACGGACTGAGCGTTTTCAAAACCTTCACCAACATAACCACGAAACAAATTGTGATGGACTTTAATTTCCTCCAGCAGCTGGATCTGGGAGAGATGTCTACACTGAAAAACATCCAGCTTCTAAGTTGCAGGTGTTGTAACATCAACGGCATCACTTCTGCGTACATCCCGACCTTGACCCAGCTGGACCTGCGAAACAACAACATCACCGACTTCCCAAAGACTTGCCGCGCAAATTCAACTATCTCCATGACCCGCGAGCCTCGAATTGAGGAGAACGAGGGCTCCAGTCCGTCCTTTTTTCCTTCGCTGTCTCAGTTGTATCTAGACAGCAATCAAATAGTGCAACTTCCCGAAAGTGTGGATCTCTGTGTATCTCAAATGAATGTCTTGTCCTTTGCGCAGAACAACATCACTCGAATCCCGAGCAAGATTTTTGCCTCGCTGACGAGGCTTACACGAATAGACATGAAGAAAATGGCGAACCCGATTCAAATAATAGAAAGCGGCTCGTTCGGTGCCCcgagcttgtcaactctctaccTGAATAGAAACAACATCAGCTTTGGGCATGGCAACATTAGCAGGAGTATGTTTGAAGGCGCTCACAAGCTCAGAGATCTTTACATCGATCACAATAGAATCGGATCGACTCCTGTGGAAGTTCTTGAGGAGATCTTCAATTTCACAGCCAACGTAGAGCATCTGTACATGAGTGACAGTGGCCTGACCGCCATCCCGGTGTCAGCCTTAAATAAATTGACCAAACTTCAAAGTTTGTTTATATACAACAATAAAATCCAGGCTATCCCCGATGCTGCTTTCGACAGAATGATCTCCCTTCGAAGACTGAACCTCCAGAACAATCAAATATCGTTGGTCAGGGAAACTTCTTTTTCCCCGGAAACCATCGCCCGGTTGATCGAAATTGACCTCAGCCACAATATGTTCCTCTGCAACTGTGACCTTCTGTGGTTCCAGTCGTGGCTCAAGTCCAACGGCTCCCGCGTTTTCGATCACAACGATTCGTACATCTGCTCAGACATCCACAACGTGCGAGTGCAGGACTACAAGGAGAGCCTTCAGGCGTGCTACTTCAGCCGCTCAACATACATCATCTTTGTGGTCTGCCTCTCCATTTTCCTATTCGCGTTCCTCCTATTCGCTGCTCTCTTCCGCTACCGATGGCAAATCAGGCTGATGCTGTATGAAAGAAAGGCGTCTCTCAGGGACAATGTCAGGATGCAGGGAGAATTCAAGTTTGACATCTTTATTATTTACTCTAACGAAGACAGTGACTGGGTGGAGAAATGTCTTTTGAGTGTTGTTGAG ACAAAATGGAAACTTAAGGCCTGCATCCACGGGCGAGACTTCCGGCCTGGTGCGTTCATAGTGGACAACATGGTGGACTGCATGAACAGCAGCAAACGAATCATGGCGGTCATCAGCTCGGAGTTTGCCAAAAGTTCATGGTGCAATTTCGAACTCAAGTTATGCCAATC GCATGTCATAACCCATGATCTGCCGTCGCTACTGGTGGTTCAAATGGACGAGATTGAGTCACGTGATATGCGTTCAGCCATGTACGCACTGCATAACTCCCACACGTTCCTCATGCTTCCTGATCCTTACGCATGCGCAGATGAAAAGTATATCAACCAACAAATGGAGGAATTCTGGAAACGTCTGCACGACAGTTTGAAAAACTTGATGCCGgaagaacaaaaaaactttcGCCAGATCGCGACGCAGACTTCGGTTCAAGGGTCAATTCAGGCAGGACCACCAAACCGGCGACCTCTAGCTCGCCAGATGAGCGAACAGGTGCCTAAAACAAATCAAGCTACCAACGCCAGGAATTTCAGGCGTCTGCAAAGCGAAATGCCGTCCACGGCTTATGGCAGCAGCAATTTGGAATTTGTGAGAGAAGACCAGAGGGAAAGGGTTCCAATCTTAGAATCAGACGAACTGGACGAGCAGACGTCTGTTATGCGGCTTTAA